From the Acetobacter aceti genome, one window contains:
- a CDS encoding NADH:ubiquinone oxidoreductase — MSIPPIQFGSRALVTQDPATPSVRALIRKGRKTETAWRFELTEEAWFDLAECLRDDPAVLLGLWCDGKAVHAFFNDGVPGGEVGLKPLMASLVLDGPRYRGFSTIRRRVAPFERMIRDLWGVEAMDATDTRPLVDRGAWAVTAPLSARPVPASGITDMPEFSTPDPLVAAQGMVFSRGPASGGAEGPVHFRLGVARGQIRTVEALTGFAHRGIEARMAGVRLADAAGLSGRIHVGATLAHQWAFSAAVEQAVGVTVGSMVGHIRAMLCEIERIHTHLTCLARTADAAGADMLAGRLYKARDILSRVCQAAIGRRLLLDCVVPGGVTLAISGYEQVHEDVVLDGLKTLCEEVSVFGTGDFLDIQALWQATGVVMSGLAGEGQVPRSLADDLVLGGAVGRSCGRGADLRLSMEAYSSVRIRTPVTIEGDAAARCRIRFEDIAESLRIIAAFGVMFTTEGEAERLSFLVPVEVPHERCEGYAAVEGPDGLVCHVVILQGGRVERTFIAEPAGVLQTVQEAALQGCSPSKCDAVRCSFGVSAAAVDL, encoded by the coding sequence ATGAGCATTCCGCCTATCCAGTTTGGCAGCCGGGCTCTTGTGACCCAGGACCCGGCTACGCCTTCAGTCCGGGCACTCATCAGAAAGGGCCGAAAAACCGAAACGGCCTGGCGCTTTGAGTTGACCGAAGAGGCGTGGTTCGATCTGGCGGAATGCCTGCGTGACGACCCGGCGGTTCTGCTGGGGCTCTGGTGTGACGGCAAGGCGGTGCATGCTTTTTTCAATGACGGCGTGCCGGGCGGTGAAGTCGGGTTGAAACCGTTGATGGCGTCTCTGGTGCTGGATGGCCCCCGTTATCGCGGGTTTTCCACCATCCGTCGTCGTGTGGCCCCGTTCGAGCGCATGATCCGTGATCTCTGGGGCGTCGAGGCCATGGATGCGACGGATACACGACCTCTGGTGGATCGTGGTGCATGGGCGGTGACGGCGCCATTATCGGCGCGACCAGTGCCAGCCTCGGGCATCACCGACATGCCCGAATTTTCCACGCCGGACCCGTTGGTGGCGGCGCAGGGGATGGTTTTTTCGCGTGGTCCGGCATCGGGCGGTGCGGAGGGGCCTGTGCATTTCCGTCTCGGCGTCGCTCGCGGACAGATTCGTACGGTTGAGGCGCTCACCGGCTTCGCGCACCGGGGTATTGAAGCACGGATGGCGGGCGTCCGGCTCGCCGATGCGGCGGGTCTGAGCGGACGCATCCATGTGGGCGCGACGCTGGCCCACCAATGGGCTTTCAGCGCCGCGGTCGAACAGGCCGTGGGTGTGACGGTCGGGTCAATGGTCGGACATATCCGTGCAATGCTGTGTGAAATCGAACGGATTCACACGCATCTCACCTGTCTGGCGCGTACGGCGGATGCCGCTGGAGCGGACATGCTGGCGGGTCGGTTGTACAAGGCGCGGGATATCCTCTCCCGCGTCTGCCAGGCCGCCATCGGACGGCGGCTGTTGCTGGACTGTGTGGTGCCGGGTGGCGTGACGCTCGCCATTTCCGGGTATGAGCAGGTGCATGAGGACGTCGTTCTGGATGGCCTGAAGACCCTTTGTGAGGAAGTTTCTGTCTTCGGAACGGGAGATTTCCTTGATATTCAGGCGCTCTGGCAGGCAACCGGCGTTGTGATGTCCGGTCTGGCTGGCGAGGGGCAGGTTCCGCGATCTCTGGCCGATGATCTTGTGCTGGGCGGGGCCGTCGGTCGTAGCTGTGGGAGAGGGGCGGATCTGCGCCTGTCCATGGAAGCCTATTCGAGTGTGCGAATCCGCACACCCGTCACCATTGAAGGGGATGCGGCCGCCCGTTGCCGGATCCGTTTCGAGGATATTGCGGAAAGCCTGCGGATAATCGCCGCTTTCGGCGTCATGTTTACTACGGAAGGTGAGGCGGAGCGTCTGTCATTCCTTGTTCCGGTCGAAGTCCCTCATGAACGATGCGAGGGATATGCCGCTGTGGAAGGACCTGACGGGCTGGTCTGCCATGTCGTGATTTTACAGGGAGGCCGCGTGGAGCGCACGTTTATCGCGGAGCCGGCAGGCGTGCTTCAGACCGTGCAGGAGGCGGCTCTTCAGGGATGCAGCCCTTCTAAATGTGATGCCGTGCGGTGTTCGTTCGGTGTTTCTGCCGCAGCGGTTGATCTGTAA
- the tsf gene encoding translation elongation factor Ts produces the protein MAEITAALVKELREKTGAGMMDCKKALKEAAGEIEGAIDWLRTKGLAAAAKKSGRVTAEGLVGVVSEGKRAAMVEVNAETDFVARNEAFQGFVEEVAKAALTAGEDIENIKKATVASGRTVADELTHLIATIGENMSIRRARVLEVPSGVVATYIHGALKPGLGKIGVLAAIEAPSESDAIIALGRQVGMHVAATRPAALDVSSIDPESVERERTVLKEQALASGKPEAIVEKMIDGRIRKFYEEVVLLEQVWVHDGESRVKDVLSKAGVKLAGFDRYQLGEGIEKEENDFAAEVAKAAGN, from the coding sequence ATGGCGGAAATCACTGCTGCCCTCGTGAAGGAACTGCGCGAGAAGACCGGTGCAGGCATGATGGACTGCAAAAAGGCGCTCAAGGAAGCTGCCGGTGAAATCGAAGGCGCCATTGACTGGCTGCGCACGAAGGGACTTGCTGCTGCTGCCAAGAAATCCGGTCGCGTAACTGCCGAGGGCCTCGTGGGCGTTGTCTCCGAAGGCAAGCGCGCAGCGATGGTTGAGGTGAATGCCGAGACCGACTTCGTCGCCCGTAACGAAGCATTCCAGGGCTTTGTCGAGGAAGTCGCCAAGGCTGCCCTGACGGCTGGTGAAGATATTGAGAACATCAAGAAGGCAACGGTTGCTTCTGGCCGTACGGTTGCTGACGAGCTGACTCACCTCATCGCCACGATCGGTGAGAATATGTCGATCCGTCGCGCCCGCGTTCTCGAAGTGCCGTCTGGTGTTGTCGCCACCTATATTCACGGTGCTCTGAAGCCGGGTCTCGGCAAGATCGGTGTGCTGGCTGCTATCGAAGCGCCGTCCGAAAGCGATGCCATCATTGCTCTGGGTCGTCAGGTCGGTATGCATGTCGCCGCAACGCGTCCGGCTGCCCTTGATGTGAGCAGCATTGATCCGGAATCTGTCGAGCGTGAGCGCACGGTTCTGAAGGAGCAGGCTCTGGCCTCCGGCAAGCCGGAAGCGATCGTCGAAAAGATGATCGACGGCCGTATCCGCAAGTTCTACGAAGAAGTTGTTCTTCTGGAGCAGGTCTGGGTTCATGACGGCGAGAGCCGCGTGAAAGACGTTCTTTCCAAGGCTGGCGTCAAGCTGGCTGGATTTGATCGTTATCAGCTCGGTGAAGGCATCGAGAAAGAAGAGAATGACTTCGCTGCTGAAGTAGCCAAGGCTGCTGGCAACTAA
- a CDS encoding NADH-quinone oxidoreductase subunit B family protein encodes MSTVLIRALFTSLLAPAGPALPPVVSRSPLVFFHVDSGGCEACSLEVEALMKGDYGLAEAGIVFTDAPRIADMLLVTGACTRMMAPVVKAAWEAMPKPKGLLAVGACAIDGGPFTENYAVLGGLEKRASVDCAIPGCPPTPDAILQGIISLLSPTPAPVPEA; translated from the coding sequence GTGTCGACTGTTCTGATCCGCGCATTGTTCACGTCCCTGCTGGCGCCCGCCGGTCCTGCGCTGCCGCCGGTCGTGTCCCGCTCGCCACTGGTTTTCTTTCATGTGGACAGCGGCGGCTGTGAAGCCTGCAGCCTTGAGGTCGAAGCGCTCATGAAAGGCGATTACGGTCTGGCTGAAGCAGGAATCGTATTTACGGACGCGCCCCGGATTGCAGACATGCTGCTCGTGACAGGCGCCTGCACCCGCATGATGGCGCCCGTGGTCAAGGCTGCATGGGAAGCGATGCCGAAACCGAAAGGTCTGCTGGCTGTCGGAGCCTGCGCGATTGATGGAGGGCCATTTACCGAGAATTATGCCGTTCTCGGTGGTCTGGAGAAGCGGGCGTCCGTGGATTGCGCCATTCCGGGCTGTCCCCCGACGCCTGACGCCATCCTGCAGGGAATTATAAGCCTTCTTTCCCCGACACCCGCTCCTGTGCCGGAAGCGTAA
- the recO gene encoding DNA repair protein RecO: protein MSGGGASLEWEAPALVLSVAPFGEADALVHLFSPAQGVSHGLVKGGLGRRNAATWQSGNLVQVQWRARIPGQLGTVVGELAGPNAARALSSRASLACLTSLCAVADSALAEGEPYPGLCQDSAQVLAMLGTQDPETEISTLIRWETVLLRDLGFALDLFCCAVTGRTDSLIYVSPRTGRAVSEEGAGEWASRLLPLPGFLLDDADCGTPEDWRDGLRLTGHFLSRDVFGPLHRSLPAARIRLTDVVQSFVVGPGSY, encoded by the coding sequence ATGAGCGGGGGCGGGGCATCTCTTGAGTGGGAAGCACCCGCCCTTGTTTTATCTGTGGCGCCGTTTGGAGAAGCCGATGCGCTGGTGCATCTCTTCTCACCGGCTCAGGGTGTCTCGCATGGGCTGGTTAAAGGTGGCCTTGGTCGCCGGAATGCTGCGACGTGGCAGAGTGGCAATCTTGTGCAGGTTCAGTGGCGGGCGCGCATTCCCGGGCAGCTCGGGACTGTAGTCGGTGAACTGGCGGGCCCCAATGCTGCCCGAGCGCTTTCTTCAAGGGCCAGCCTTGCCTGCCTGACCTCTCTGTGTGCTGTTGCAGATAGTGCGCTGGCGGAAGGCGAGCCTTATCCCGGACTGTGTCAGGACAGCGCGCAGGTGCTTGCGATGCTGGGTACGCAGGATCCCGAAACGGAAATTTCGACTCTCATCCGTTGGGAAACGGTCCTGCTGCGGGATCTTGGTTTTGCACTGGATCTGTTCTGTTGCGCTGTGACTGGACGGACGGACAGCCTGATTTATGTTTCGCCACGCACGGGACGCGCTGTGTCTGAGGAGGGAGCCGGAGAATGGGCTTCCCGTCTGCTGCCCTTGCCCGGATTTCTGCTTGATGACGCCGACTGTGGCACACCGGAGGACTGGCGGGATGGTCTGCGGCTGACGGGACATTTTCTGTCACGCGACGTCTTTGGTCCTCTTCATCGTTCACTGCCTGCAGCAAGAATCAGGCTGACAGATGTTGTGCAGTCTTTTGTGGTTGGTCCGGGTAGCTACTGA
- the parC gene encoding DNA topoisomerase IV subunit A: MSDTFAGHIEDTRLTDALSERYLAYALSTIMSRSLPDVRDGLKPVHRRLIFAMHQLRLDPASGFKKCARVVGDVIGKYHPHGDASVYEALVRLAQDFAVRFPLVEGQGNFGSVDGDNAAAMRYTEARLTKVAQALLEGINDDAVDFRPTYDGEDAEPIVLPAAFPNLLANGAAGIAVGMATSIPPHNAGEICAAAGLLIRKPDATVAELLQHMPGPDFPTGGIIVEDADAILKAYETGRGGFRIRSRWEVEQGRFGTWLIVVTEIPYQVQKSRLIEQIADLLVQKKLPLLADIRDESSSDIRLVLEPKNRTIEPEVLMETLFRATQLESRFSLNMNVIGPDRAPGVLDLRSVLQAWLDHRHEVLERRSSHRLAAVEKRLEILEGFLAVYLNLDEVIRIIREEDDAKASLMATFSLTDMQAEAVLNMRLRSLRRLEEIEIRKEHTALSAERDELHALLADRTLRWSRIAAEVKEIGRNFGSGALGARRSTLGAPPPQIDLSAATLVEREPLTMILSEKGWVRAVKGHGIDASTQKFKEGDSLLLALPCQSTDRICFFATDGRAFTVNAGDLPRGRGDGQPVRLLMDLSNDEEILSVFVIEEGKQRLVASSVGRGMIVADSDFAAEKRGGKQVLNLKDDESARLCVPAQGDHVAVYGGDKRLLVFPVDQLPVMAKGLGVTLQKYPDGGAKLGLRQAVVFSATEGLLWPGAVRVRGFAELEPWVSKRAATGKAAPPWAMKKA, from the coding sequence ATGAGTGACACGTTCGCAGGCCATATCGAGGATACCCGACTTACCGACGCCCTGAGCGAGCGGTATCTGGCTTACGCGCTGTCGACAATCATGTCCCGCTCGTTGCCGGACGTGCGGGACGGTCTCAAACCGGTGCACAGGCGACTCATCTTCGCCATGCACCAGCTTCGTCTTGATCCCGCATCCGGGTTTAAAAAGTGTGCACGTGTCGTCGGTGACGTGATCGGTAAATATCATCCGCACGGCGACGCCTCGGTTTACGAGGCGCTGGTGCGGCTCGCGCAGGACTTCGCGGTCCGATTCCCGCTCGTGGAAGGGCAGGGTAATTTCGGCTCCGTGGACGGCGATAACGCCGCCGCCATGCGATACACCGAAGCCCGTCTCACCAAGGTCGCGCAGGCGCTGCTCGAAGGCATCAATGACGACGCTGTCGATTTCCGCCCCACCTATGACGGCGAAGACGCCGAGCCGATCGTCCTGCCTGCCGCCTTCCCGAATCTGCTGGCCAATGGCGCGGCGGGAATCGCCGTCGGCATGGCGACCAGTATTCCACCGCACAACGCCGGTGAAATCTGCGCGGCTGCGGGCCTGCTGATCCGCAAGCCGGACGCGACTGTGGCCGAACTCCTTCAGCATATGCCCGGTCCGGACTTCCCGACAGGCGGCATCATCGTCGAGGATGCGGACGCCATTCTGAAGGCTTACGAAACCGGTCGTGGCGGTTTCCGTATCCGCTCCCGCTGGGAAGTCGAGCAGGGTCGTTTCGGGACGTGGCTGATCGTGGTCACCGAAATCCCCTATCAGGTGCAGAAATCGCGCCTGATCGAGCAGATCGCCGACCTGCTGGTGCAGAAGAAACTGCCTCTGCTGGCTGATATCCGTGATGAAAGCTCATCCGATATCCGTCTTGTGCTGGAACCGAAAAACCGCACCATCGAGCCGGAAGTGCTGATGGAGACGCTGTTCAGGGCGACCCAGCTTGAGAGCCGCTTTTCGCTCAACATGAACGTCATCGGCCCGGATCGTGCTCCCGGCGTGCTGGATCTCCGGTCCGTGTTGCAGGCGTGGCTCGACCACCGCCACGAAGTGCTGGAACGTCGCAGCTCCCATCGCCTCGCCGCCGTCGAGAAGCGCCTCGAAATCCTTGAAGGCTTCCTCGCCGTCTACCTCAATCTCGATGAGGTGATCCGCATCATCCGCGAGGAAGACGACGCCAAGGCCAGCCTGATGGCGACCTTCAGCCTGACGGACATGCAGGCCGAGGCCGTCCTCAACATGCGTCTGCGCAGCCTGCGGCGTCTGGAAGAGATCGAGATCCGTAAGGAGCACACCGCTCTTTCCGCCGAACGCGACGAACTCCACGCTCTGCTGGCCGACAGGACGCTCCGCTGGTCCCGTATCGCCGCCGAGGTGAAGGAAATCGGCAGGAACTTTGGTTCCGGAGCGCTGGGGGCACGCCGCAGCACGCTCGGCGCACCACCGCCACAGATCGACCTTTCCGCCGCCACTCTGGTCGAGCGCGAGCCGCTGACCATGATCCTGTCTGAAAAAGGCTGGGTCCGTGCGGTGAAAGGCCACGGTATCGACGCCAGCACCCAGAAGTTCAAGGAAGGCGACAGCCTCCTGCTCGCGCTGCCCTGCCAGAGCACGGACCGTATCTGCTTCTTCGCCACGGACGGTCGCGCCTTCACCGTCAACGCGGGTGATCTCCCGCGCGGTCGTGGCGACGGCCAGCCGGTCCGCCTGCTGATGGACCTCTCCAATGACGAGGAGATTCTCTCCGTGTTCGTCATTGAGGAAGGCAAGCAGCGTCTCGTCGCTTCCAGCGTCGGACGCGGCATGATCGTGGCTGACAGTGATTTCGCCGCTGAAAAACGTGGCGGGAAGCAGGTTCTCAACCTCAAGGACGATGAAAGCGCCCGTCTGTGCGTTCCGGCGCAGGGCGATCACGTCGCGGTCTATGGCGGCGACAAACGCCTGCTCGTCTTCCCCGTCGATCAGCTTCCGGTCATGGCGAAAGGGTTGGGAGTCACGCTCCAGAAGTATCCGGATGGAGGCGCGAAACTCGGTCTGCGACAGGCTGTGGTGTTCAGTGCGACGGAAGGGCTGCTCTGGCCTGGCGCTGTGCGGGTGCGGGGCTTTGCCGAGCTGGAGCCCTGGGTGAGCAAACGCGCCGCCACGGGCAAGGCGGCTCCGCCCTGGGCGATGAAAAAAGCCTGA
- a CDS encoding aromatic ring-hydroxylating dioxygenase subunit alpha: MGRGTAAVTSELYERTGPDLRRISLNPDFWYPVAWSHKIKPGKAFATRFAGEPIVIVRPDNGAPIYALEDRCAHRQVPLSKGTVDGDVVRCCYHGWSFDRKGSCVTVPYLNKPGVGRGVKTYPCHERSGLVFIFPGDPELAKTVPVPIPCQADNPEFKTRHFDPLVNCHYSFMHENLMDMNHQFLHRKQMGQITARFMGQSKGENFVEASYSFARKGGDQPLAERLIFGRHDKTIDIKDQPVDEIVTIRTTYPYQTLQIRDKDGDLVMDLWVAYVPLGKDETATQSYGLLSVKRPKWKFLLDLAWPVLGIFTNRIFMEDKEIVEMEQQAWRDLGGDHNVEVFPVVRNLRELLIRSGVPLPTER, from the coding sequence ATGGGGCGAGGAACTGCCGCGGTTACGAGTGAGCTTTACGAGCGAACTGGTCCGGATCTCCGGCGCATAAGCCTTAATCCTGATTTCTGGTATCCGGTCGCATGGTCTCACAAGATCAAACCCGGCAAGGCGTTTGCAACGCGTTTCGCAGGCGAGCCGATTGTGATCGTTCGCCCTGATAATGGGGCTCCCATTTACGCACTGGAAGACCGTTGCGCGCACCGGCAGGTTCCCCTCAGTAAAGGCACTGTGGATGGCGATGTGGTGCGGTGCTGTTATCACGGTTGGTCGTTTGACCGAAAAGGTTCATGCGTCACCGTGCCTTACCTCAACAAGCCGGGCGTCGGGCGCGGTGTGAAGACTTATCCGTGTCATGAACGTAGTGGACTGGTCTTCATTTTCCCCGGTGATCCCGAACTGGCGAAGACAGTTCCGGTGCCGATCCCGTGTCAGGCTGACAATCCCGAGTTCAAGACGCGGCATTTCGATCCACTGGTGAACTGTCATTATTCATTCATGCACGAAAACCTGATGGACATGAATCATCAGTTTCTGCACCGCAAGCAGATGGGGCAGATCACGGCCCGTTTCATGGGGCAGAGCAAGGGTGAGAATTTTGTGGAGGCCAGCTACAGTTTCGCCCGGAAAGGGGGAGACCAGCCGCTGGCCGAGCGTCTCATCTTTGGCAGGCATGACAAGACCATCGATATCAAAGACCAGCCGGTCGATGAGATTGTCACCATCCGTACGACATATCCTTATCAGACACTCCAGATCAGAGATAAGGACGGTGACCTCGTCATGGATCTCTGGGTGGCCTATGTGCCGCTGGGCAAGGACGAGACGGCGACGCAGAGTTATGGCCTGCTCTCGGTCAAACGTCCGAAATGGAAGTTCCTGCTTGATCTGGCGTGGCCGGTGCTGGGCATCTTCACCAACCGTATCTTCATGGAAGACAAGGAGATCGTGGAGATGGAGCAGCAGGCTTGGAGGGATCTCGGAGGCGACCATAATGTCGAGGTCTTCCCGGTCGTGCGTAATCTGAGAGAATTGCTGATCCGTTCGGGCGTTCCGCTTCCGACAGAGCGTTGA
- a CDS encoding phosphatidylcholine/phosphatidylserine synthase produces MAETVRRRRRRLRGGRSARARVRGPSFNRLIPNLLTMLGLCSGLMGMRFALDGRFHHAALALLASAIIDGLDGRIARLLRGSTRFGAEFDSLSDFLCFGVAPSFVLYIWAMKDAGRYAFLPCILFTVCMALRLARFNASLDGEEERPKYASNFFTGVPAPAGAGLALFPLFLGLEAEKLGYTSLYEMTRLPWLPVMSLIGTGFLLVSTLPVWSFKNFKVPAKYVLPMMLGIGAYLVALVADPWGVLAAMGVVYVALLPVSRMSFQRLRKAAEALQEDEEEAPFPEERKALPQRAAHP; encoded by the coding sequence ATGGCTGAAACCGTAAGACGCAGACGTCGCCGTCTGCGTGGGGGCCGGTCTGCGCGGGCACGTGTGCGAGGCCCCTCCTTCAACCGTCTTATCCCCAATCTGCTCACCATGCTGGGCCTGTGCAGCGGGCTGATGGGCATGCGTTTCGCGCTTGATGGGCGTTTCCATCACGCCGCTCTCGCCCTTCTGGCCTCGGCCATCATTGACGGACTCGATGGGCGGATTGCGCGGCTTCTGCGTGGATCGACCCGCTTCGGCGCCGAGTTCGACAGCCTCTCCGACTTTCTCTGCTTCGGTGTCGCCCCTTCTTTCGTCCTGTATATCTGGGCAATGAAAGATGCTGGCCGTTATGCGTTTTTGCCCTGTATTCTGTTCACGGTCTGCATGGCGCTCCGTCTGGCCCGCTTCAACGCCAGTCTGGACGGCGAGGAAGAGCGTCCGAAATACGCCAGCAACTTCTTTACCGGCGTCCCGGCTCCAGCCGGTGCCGGGCTGGCTCTCTTCCCGCTCTTTCTCGGGCTTGAAGCGGAAAAGCTCGGCTACACCAGCCTTTACGAAATGACCCGGCTGCCATGGCTGCCTGTGATGAGCCTGATCGGAACCGGCTTTCTTCTGGTGTCCACCCTGCCGGTCTGGTCGTTCAAGAACTTCAAGGTGCCCGCCAAATATGTCCTGCCCATGATGCTGGGTATCGGCGCCTATCTTGTCGCTCTGGTGGCTGACCCCTGGGGCGTGCTGGCTGCAATGGGCGTTGTATACGTCGCCCTGCTGCCTGTCAGCAGAATGAGCTTCCAGAGACTCCGGAAAGCCGCTGAAGCCTTGCAGGAAGACGAGGAGGAAGCCCCGTTCCCGGAGGAGCGTAAAGCTCTTCCCCAACGGGCCGCCCACCCGTAA
- the rpsB gene encoding 30S ribosomal protein S2, which translates to MAMPDFTLRQLLEAGVHFGHHTRRWNPRMAPYLFGVRNQVHIIDLQQTVVLLDRALKVIRDTVASGGRVLFVGTKRAASDQVAEAAQRCGQYYVNHRWLGGMLTNWKTITGSIKRLRQIEDMLDGETQGLTKKEILDITRDKEKLERSLGGIKEMGGLPDILFVIDTTKEKLAIEEANKLGIPVVAVLDSNSNPEGVTYPIPGNDDAIRAIELYCNLVSSAVLDGISAEMTASGRDFGAAEELPVSEVAAVEGTAEAPAAVPAEAG; encoded by the coding sequence ATGGCGATGCCTGATTTCACACTGCGTCAGCTGCTTGAAGCTGGCGTTCACTTTGGTCACCACACCCGCCGCTGGAACCCGCGCATGGCGCCGTACCTGTTCGGTGTGCGTAACCAGGTTCACATCATCGACCTGCAGCAGACCGTTGTTCTGCTTGACCGCGCGCTGAAGGTCATTCGTGATACGGTCGCGAGCGGTGGCCGTGTTCTGTTCGTCGGCACCAAGCGCGCAGCGTCCGATCAGGTTGCTGAAGCGGCACAGCGTTGCGGTCAGTACTACGTCAATCACCGCTGGCTCGGCGGCATGCTGACCAACTGGAAGACCATCACGGGCTCCATCAAGCGTCTGCGCCAGATCGAAGACATGCTGGATGGTGAGACACAGGGTCTGACGAAAAAGGAAATCCTCGACATCACCCGCGACAAGGAAAAGCTTGAGCGCTCCCTCGGTGGTATCAAGGAAATGGGCGGCCTGCCTGATATCCTGTTCGTCATCGATACAACGAAAGAGAAGCTGGCGATCGAAGAAGCTAACAAGCTTGGCATTCCTGTCGTCGCCGTTCTCGACAGCAATTCGAATCCTGAAGGCGTGACCTATCCGATTCCGGGTAACGATGACGCCATCCGTGCGATCGAGCTGTATTGCAACCTGGTTTCCAGCGCTGTCCTCGACGGTATCTCCGCCGAGATGACCGCTTCCGGCCGTGACTTTGGCGCAGCTGAAGAGCTGCCTGTTTCCGAGGTTGCTGCTGTTGAAGGAACAGCGGAAGCTCCGGCTGCGGTCCCTGCTGAAGCAGGTTGA
- a CDS encoding 2-keto-4-pentenoate hydratase, with protein MAENHSSPTSSLILARTLHVVRQGDAPPIISLPPHLLPDSEEAAYEVQNHLASLGGPVRGWKVGASSSVSEPSAAPLHAETLFSDGVILPADFFNHRGVEAEIAYRFDKAVGPDLSADAILSAVGSVHPAIEVVDTRFIEPGCQSRLTHMADQQNHGALILGPAYSDWRNFDPAQEKFVMRIDHHRVSEKVGGNAVNDLTRLLVWLANHASKRGLPIEAGTVVTTGSLSGAFFVPHRTHVSVQFNTLGTVTAFLE; from the coding sequence ATGGCCGAAAACCACAGTAGCCCGACCAGTTCTCTTATACTGGCGCGTACCCTGCATGTCGTCCGTCAGGGCGATGCGCCTCCTATCATATCGCTGCCCCCTCATTTGCTCCCCGATTCCGAAGAGGCCGCTTATGAGGTACAGAATCATCTCGCATCTCTGGGCGGTCCCGTTCGCGGCTGGAAAGTCGGAGCCTCAAGCTCCGTTTCAGAACCGTCTGCCGCCCCGCTACACGCTGAAACATTGTTCAGTGATGGTGTCATTCTGCCTGCGGATTTTTTTAACCATCGCGGGGTGGAAGCGGAAATCGCCTACCGCTTCGACAAGGCCGTCGGTCCGGATCTGTCCGCAGACGCTATTCTGTCGGCTGTTGGAAGCGTGCATCCAGCCATTGAGGTCGTGGACACACGGTTTATCGAACCGGGCTGTCAGTCGCGCCTGACGCATATGGCCGATCAGCAGAATCACGGCGCGCTTATTCTCGGCCCGGCTTATTCAGACTGGCGGAATTTCGATCCAGCTCAGGAAAAGTTCGTGATGAGAATCGATCATCACCGCGTCTCCGAAAAAGTTGGCGGAAACGCGGTAAACGATCTGACGCGGTTGCTGGTCTGGCTGGCCAATCATGCCAGCAAACGTGGACTGCCTATCGAGGCGGGCACAGTTGTAACAACAGGTTCGCTGTCAGGCGCATTTTTTGTGCCGCACCGGACGCATGTAAGCGTGCAGTTTAATACACTCGGCACCGTGACTGCTTTTCTGGAATAA